The following coding sequences lie in one candidate division KSB1 bacterium genomic window:
- a CDS encoding RNA-binding protein, with translation MNLYVGNLSRQVTEDDLRQTFEPHGEVSSVALIKDKFSGEPRGFAFVEMPAKAQAIAAMQALNGYELMGRSLVVNEARPREERRGGGGGRRGGNDRRRDDSRGRRRPY, from the coding sequence GTGAATCTCTATGTTGGTAATCTGTCGCGCCAAGTGACGGAAGACGATCTCCGCCAAACGTTTGAACCCCACGGCGAAGTGAGTTCCGTGGCGTTGATCAAGGACAAATTCAGCGGTGAGCCGCGCGGGTTTGCCTTTGTCGAAATGCCGGCGAAAGCTCAGGCAATTGCGGCGATGCAAGCGCTCAACGGCTACGAGTTGATGGGCCGCTCGCTCGTTGTCAACGAGGCGAGGCCGCGCGAAGAACGGCGCGGCGGTGGCGGCGGCCGCCGGGGCGGCAACGATCGTCGCCGGGATGACAGCAGGGGTCGGCGCCGCCCGTATTAG
- a CDS encoding serine protease, translating into MNGWRFAIFNLTMPPRRRLAFNLITISFFALACGRASHEARVDLSGHGLISPASQESVRAIVNSVVGISAVVDYRLEFFHHEMRHGQFVPEPGSPTGYRLIAGPNAIKTAKKIQKTSGGGVIISQDTRQTLILTCEHVINSPDTVRTFFRDAEGRETKVLASRAVKRRETCQVINQVNQLEPAEVLYVDPRADLGLLLAQSSPTVGVPFSRAVAYQTELKWGDLAFVFGYPREIKQLSLGFISPSPYPGTFSMDVVARYGFSGGPVLLVRPGGELELAGIIRGVPVSKLRYIAPPPELAPGQNLEVDDLKISMVDEFDLIEYGTVYAVGAERIGKFLKESQAQLQKKGIDLPKRFFPN; encoded by the coding sequence ATGAACGGCTGGCGGTTTGCAATTTTTAATCTCACCATGCCGCCGCGGCGACGTTTGGCTTTCAACCTCATCACCATCAGTTTTTTCGCGCTCGCCTGCGGCCGCGCCAGCCACGAAGCCCGCGTCGATTTGTCCGGACATGGTTTGATCTCGCCGGCCAGCCAGGAAAGCGTTCGCGCGATTGTCAATTCCGTTGTCGGCATCTCGGCGGTCGTCGATTACCGCCTTGAATTCTTTCACCACGAAATGCGCCACGGGCAATTTGTACCGGAGCCGGGCAGTCCCACCGGTTATCGCTTGATTGCCGGACCGAATGCGATCAAAACGGCGAAAAAAATCCAAAAAACCAGCGGCGGCGGCGTCATTATCTCCCAAGACACCCGGCAAACGCTCATTCTCACCTGCGAGCACGTCATCAATTCGCCGGATACGGTGCGCACATTTTTTCGCGATGCCGAGGGCCGCGAGACGAAAGTTCTGGCTTCGCGCGCGGTGAAGCGGCGCGAGACCTGTCAAGTCATCAATCAAGTCAATCAACTCGAGCCGGCCGAAGTGCTTTATGTCGATCCACGCGCTGATTTGGGGCTGTTGCTCGCCCAAAGCTCGCCGACTGTGGGCGTGCCGTTTTCCCGTGCTGTGGCTTATCAAACGGAGCTTAAATGGGGTGATCTCGCCTTTGTCTTCGGTTATCCGCGCGAGATCAAACAATTGAGCCTCGGTTTCATCAGCCCCTCGCCTTATCCCGGCACATTTTCAATGGATGTGGTGGCGCGTTACGGTTTTTCCGGCGGACCGGTGCTACTGGTTCGGCCCGGCGGCGAATTGGAGTTGGCAGGCATCATTCGCGGCGTACCGGTCAGTAAATTGCGTTATATCGCCCCGCCGCCCGAGCTGGCGCCGGGACAAAATCTTGAAGTCGATGATTTGAAAATCAGCATGGTTGACGAATTTGATCTCATCGAATACGGCACGGTCTACGCCGTCGGCGCCGAGAGAATCGGAAAATTTTTAAAGGAAAGCCAGGCACAACTGCAAAAAAAGGGGATTGATTTACCGAAGCGATTTTTCCCGAATTGA
- a CDS encoding threo-3-hydroxy-L-aspartate ammonia-lyase, translating into MKMLPHFDDVQAAAGRLQGVAHRTPALTSSFLDNLAGNQLFFKCENFQRTGAFKFRGAYNALAQLPPAQRRRGVVAYSSGNHAQGVALAAKLLGISAKIVMPNDAPAAKLAATRGYGAEVILYNRYEEDRAAIAREIQQNEQRALIPPFDHPHIIAGQGTIALELFEQTGALDILLAPIGGGGLISGNCISVHQISSTTQIYGVEAEVANDTYLSLQKGERVSIPVPPTIADGMQVTSPGELTFEIMREHLAGVLLVSEEEIKNAMRLVLERMKILVEPTGAVPVAAALKNELGWRGKRIGIIVSGGNVDMAKLAGVLSELKG; encoded by the coding sequence ATGAAGATGTTACCCCATTTCGACGACGTTCAAGCTGCGGCCGGGCGTTTGCAAGGCGTGGCACATCGCACGCCGGCTTTGACTTCGAGTTTTTTGGATAATCTGGCCGGCAACCAGCTTTTCTTTAAATGTGAAAATTTTCAGCGCACCGGCGCGTTCAAATTTCGCGGCGCGTACAATGCGCTGGCGCAATTGCCGCCAGCGCAGCGCCGGCGTGGAGTCGTCGCCTATTCTTCCGGAAATCATGCGCAGGGCGTGGCGCTCGCTGCAAAATTGCTCGGCATTTCGGCGAAGATCGTCATGCCCAACGACGCGCCAGCGGCCAAGCTTGCCGCGACGCGTGGCTATGGCGCGGAGGTCATTCTTTACAATCGTTACGAAGAAGACCGCGCCGCCATTGCCCGCGAAATTCAGCAGAACGAGCAACGCGCGCTGATCCCGCCGTTCGATCATCCGCACATCATTGCCGGGCAGGGCACCATCGCGCTAGAATTATTTGAGCAAACCGGCGCACTCGATATTCTCCTCGCACCGATTGGCGGCGGCGGGTTGATCTCCGGCAATTGCATTTCTGTTCATCAAATTTCGTCGACGACACAAATCTACGGCGTCGAAGCGGAGGTGGCCAACGACACTTATCTCTCGCTGCAAAAAGGCGAGCGCGTTTCCATTCCGGTGCCGCCGACAATTGCCGACGGCATGCAAGTCACCTCCCCCGGTGAGTTGACTTTCGAGATTATGCGCGAGCATCTTGCCGGCGTGCTCTTGGTTTCCGAAGAAGAAATCAAAAACGCGATGCGTTTGGTTTTAGAGCGCATGAAAATTCTTGTCGAGCCGACCGGTGCGGTGCCGGTGGCGGCGGCGTTGAAAAATGAACTGGGCTGGCGCGGGAAGCGGATTGGAATTATTGTGAGCGGGGGAAATGTGGATATGGCGAAATTGGCCGGTGTGCTTTCAGAATTGAAGGGATAA
- a CDS encoding nucleotidyltransferase domain-containing protein yields the protein MPKPFKTTLLDQHLRKKRRENEKSRQQTLRQLLRALPQLATRYGFERAYVFGSLAKKGRFRNNSDVDIAVEGLTDEKYFKFMAALYDLLGREVDVIQIERHHLKERIIETGIEWRKNA from the coding sequence ATGCCTAAACCCTTCAAAACCACGCTTCTCGATCAGCACCTGCGCAAAAAGCGGCGTGAAAACGAGAAGAGCAGACAACAAACGCTGCGGCAATTGCTGCGCGCGCTGCCGCAATTGGCAACCAGGTACGGTTTCGAGCGCGCCTACGTTTTCGGCTCACTGGCGAAAAAGGGGCGTTTTCGAAATAATTCCGACGTTGACATTGCGGTTGAAGGCCTGACTGATGAAAAGTATTTCAAATTCATGGCCGCGCTTTACGATCTATTGGGTCGGGAAGTGGACGTTATTCAGATTGAGCGCCATCACCTAAAAGAACGAATCATAGAAACTGGCATCGAATGGAGAAAGAACGCTTGA
- a CDS encoding tryptophan 2,3-dioxygenase, with amino-acid sequence MQRPHSPLYYADYLQLDRLLASQSPKSWEHGKPAHDEMLFIIVHQAYELWFKQILHELDSVIAIFQRDYVEEKAVGIAVDRLSRITEIQKILIDQLRVLETMTPLDFLEFRDFLHPASGFQSVQFRLLENKLGLRPGQRQLYDKSAYYSFVTPEHQKIIQQSEDEPSLFQLIERWLERTPFLNFKGFDFWTSYRTAVTQMFQNDHDTIRNNPFLSDEEKSTQLQMLAKTGESFAALFDEEKHRQLIQKGQRRLSYKATHAALLITLYRDEPILHLPFRLLTVLIDIDELLTTWRYRHALMVQRMIGSKIGTGGSSGYHYLRTTIESHKIFTDLFNLSTFLIPRSALPELPAEFKKNLGFYYDQMEK; translated from the coding sequence ATGCAGCGGCCGCATTCTCCTCTTTATTACGCAGATTATCTTCAGCTCGACCGCCTGCTCGCCAGCCAATCCCCCAAGAGTTGGGAGCATGGCAAACCCGCGCATGACGAGATGCTCTTCATCATCGTGCATCAGGCTTACGAGCTGTGGTTCAAACAAATCTTGCACGAGCTGGATTCCGTCATCGCGATTTTTCAGCGCGATTACGTCGAAGAGAAGGCCGTGGGGATCGCCGTTGACCGATTGAGCCGAATCACCGAGATTCAAAAAATTCTGATCGACCAATTGCGCGTGCTCGAAACCATGACGCCGCTGGATTTTCTCGAGTTTCGCGATTTTCTTCATCCCGCCTCCGGCTTCCAAAGCGTTCAATTCCGCTTGCTTGAAAACAAGCTCGGCTTGCGGCCCGGCCAGCGTCAACTTTACGACAAGAGCGCCTATTATTCCTTCGTCACCCCGGAGCATCAAAAAATTATCCAGCAATCGGAAGATGAGCCCTCGTTGTTCCAGCTTATCGAGCGTTGGCTGGAGCGCACGCCATTTTTGAATTTTAAGGGATTCGATTTTTGGACGAGTTATCGCACCGCGGTCACGCAAATGTTCCAAAACGATCACGACACGATTCGAAACAACCCATTTTTATCTGACGAAGAAAAAAGCACACAGCTGCAGATGCTGGCCAAAACCGGGGAGAGTTTCGCGGCGTTGTTTGATGAAGAAAAACACCGGCAGTTGATTCAAAAGGGGCAACGGCGCTTGTCCTATAAAGCCACGCACGCAGCTCTTTTGATCACGCTCTACCGTGACGAGCCGATTTTGCATCTGCCTTTCCGGCTGCTTACGGTTTTGATTGATATCGATGAATTGTTGACCACTTGGCGCTACCGCCACGCGCTGATGGTGCAACGCATGATCGGATCGAAGATCGGCACCGGCGGCTCTTCGGGTTATCATTACCTGCGAACCACCATCGAGAGCCACAAAATTTTTACCGACTTGTTCAATCTCTCCACCTTTCTCATTCCGCGCTCGGCCCTGCCGGAACTGCCCGCGGAATTTAAAAAGAATCTGGGATTTTATTATGATCAAATGGAAAAGTAG
- a CDS encoding aldehyde dehydrogenase, with the protein MEKIKNYINGALVAPLSNQYIDNYNPATGEVYSYVPDSDERDVALAVAAAEKAFAKWSVTPVEERSRLLLRVAESIDRNRDKLALAESIDNGKPVWLAKSVDIPRASSNFHFFATAIIHFASEAHLMADTAINYTLRNPIGIAGCISPWNLPLYLFTWKIAPALAAGNCVIGKPSEITPMTAYMLSELCIEAGTPPGVLNIVHGYGHKVGAAISAHPEIPVITFTGSTRTGAEIAKTAAPLFKKLSLEMGGKNPNIIFADCNYEEMLQTTLRSSFSNQGEICLCGSRIFIERPLYEKFREDFVSRTIKLKVGDPLHEDSNLGAIVSKAHHEKILSYIELARQEGGKILCGGKPAKVDGRCANGWFIEPTVIEGLPCDCRTNQEEIFGPVVTIMPFDSEEEVLQFANSTSYGLAAILWTENLTRAHRMANQIQSGIIWINCWMLRDLRTPFGGMKNSGLGREGGLEALRFFTEPKNVCVKLKK; encoded by the coding sequence ATGGAAAAAATCAAAAACTACATCAATGGCGCGCTTGTCGCCCCCCTTTCCAACCAATATATCGACAACTACAATCCCGCCACCGGCGAAGTTTATTCCTACGTTCCGGATTCCGACGAACGCGATGTGGCGCTGGCGGTTGCCGCCGCCGAAAAGGCCTTTGCGAAGTGGTCGGTCACGCCGGTTGAGGAAAGATCACGTTTATTGCTGCGCGTAGCGGAGTCAATCGATCGGAATCGCGACAAACTGGCTTTAGCCGAATCCATTGACAACGGCAAGCCGGTGTGGCTGGCGAAAAGCGTGGACATTCCACGCGCCTCGAGCAATTTTCATTTTTTTGCAACCGCGATCATCCATTTTGCGAGCGAAGCGCACCTCATGGCGGACACGGCGATCAATTACACTTTGCGAAATCCGATTGGCATTGCCGGCTGCATTTCACCGTGGAATTTGCCGTTGTATCTTTTCACGTGGAAAATCGCACCGGCGCTGGCCGCAGGAAATTGCGTGATCGGCAAGCCTTCTGAAATTACGCCGATGACCGCATACATGCTCTCCGAGCTTTGTATCGAGGCGGGAACACCGCCGGGCGTGTTGAACATCGTGCATGGCTACGGTCACAAAGTCGGCGCCGCCATCTCCGCACATCCCGAGATTCCGGTGATCACCTTCACCGGCAGCACGCGCACCGGCGCCGAGATCGCCAAAACTGCAGCGCCGTTGTTCAAAAAGCTCTCGCTGGAAATGGGCGGTAAAAATCCGAATATCATTTTTGCGGATTGCAATTACGAAGAGATGCTGCAAACGACGCTGCGCTCTTCATTTTCCAATCAAGGCGAGATTTGTCTTTGCGGCTCGCGCATATTTATTGAGCGCCCGCTTTACGAAAAATTTCGCGAGGATTTTGTCTCACGCACGATAAAGCTGAAAGTCGGCGATCCGCTGCACGAAGACAGCAATTTGGGCGCGATTGTTTCAAAAGCGCACCATGAAAAAATTCTCTCTTATATCGAGTTGGCGAGGCAGGAAGGTGGAAAAATTTTATGCGGCGGCAAGCCCGCGAAAGTTGATGGCCGTTGCGCCAATGGCTGGTTTATTGAGCCAACAGTGATCGAAGGCTTGCCCTGCGATTGCCGCACCAATCAGGAGGAAATTTTCGGGCCGGTGGTGACGATCATGCCGTTCGACAGCGAGGAAGAAGTTTTGCAATTTGCCAACAGCACGTCCTATGGACTGGCCGCCATTTTATGGACGGAAAATCTGACGCGCGCGCATCGGATGGCGAATCAAATCCAATCTGGCATCATTTGGATCAACTGCTGGATGCTACGCGACCTGCGCACACCGTTCGGCGGCATGAAGAATTCCGGGCTGGGCCGCGAGGGGGGCTTGGAAGCCTTGCGCTTTTTTACCGAGCCAAAGAATGTTTGTGTGAAGTTGAAAAAATAA
- a CDS encoding type II toxin-antitoxin system VapC family toxin: MKPTVYIETSIVSYLTAWPSRDLIVAGHQQITHEWWSQIRPEVQCLISPYVIDEASQGDREAAQKRLEAIVGFPILTLNEEIKALAQKYQTAVQIPEKAKLDAFHLAFPAWYKIDYLLTWNCKHIANATVRKIIESLNRQLNIHTPVICTPEEFMEVQSNVE, from the coding sequence ATGAAACCCACCGTTTATATCGAAACAAGCATTGTCAGCTACTTGACAGCGTGGCCTAGTCGAGATTTAATTGTGGCCGGACATCAGCAGATTACTCATGAATGGTGGAGTCAGATTCGCCCCGAAGTTCAATGCTTGATTTCGCCATATGTGATTGACGAAGCAAGCCAAGGTGATCGAGAAGCGGCACAAAAACGTTTGGAAGCGATTGTGGGATTTCCTATATTAACCCTGAACGAAGAAATAAAAGCACTGGCACAAAAGTATCAAACTGCAGTGCAAATTCCCGAGAAGGCCAAACTCGATGCTTTTCACCTGGCTTTCCCAGCGTGGTATAAAATCGATTATCTTTTGACTTGGAATTGCAAACACATTGCAAATGCGACCGTACGGAAGATTATCGAGAGCCTCAATCGTCAACTTAACATTCATACTCCGGTTATTTGCACACCGGAAGAGTTCATGGAGGTACAGTCAAATGTGGAATGA
- a CDS encoding Rid family hydrolase: MRQDVIIASQAPEPVGPYPHARRAGNLLFLSGIGPRERGSSKIPGVELDKNGNVVSYDLAAQCHAVFRNIKYILEEAGSSWDKIVDVTVFLTNMKDDFPIFNRIYAEYFKENQPCRTTVEVNRLPTPIAIELKVIATID; encoded by the coding sequence TTGCGGCAAGATGTAATCATCGCCTCCCAAGCGCCCGAGCCTGTCGGTCCCTATCCGCACGCCCGTCGCGCCGGCAATCTGCTTTTCCTGTCCGGTATCGGCCCGCGCGAACGAGGCTCATCCAAAATTCCAGGCGTCGAATTGGATAAAAACGGCAACGTCGTTTCGTATGACCTCGCCGCGCAATGCCATGCCGTTTTCCGCAACATCAAATACATTTTGGAAGAAGCTGGCTCAAGCTGGGATAAAATCGTCGACGTGACGGTTTTCTTGACCAACATGAAAGATGATTTTCCGATTTTCAATCGTATTTATGCGGAATATTTTAAAGAGAATCAGCCGTGCCGCACCACCGTCGAAGTGAATCGTTTGCCGACGCCGATTGCGATCGAGCTGAAGGTGATCGCGACGATTGACTGA
- a CDS encoding 3-hydroxyanthranilate 3,4-dioxygenase: MEIRDTQKPLEPFSLMGWVERNKHRLIPPVANETIFKGNDTFIVMVSGGPNSRKDYHYNESEELFLQLKGDIKIKLYQDGKHWEVPVKEGEMFLIPPKVPHSPQRFANTFGLIIEKHRQKGEKDGFLYFCEKCGNLLYEEYFFLEDIVKQFPMVMRNFYSSLERRTCKKCSHVMELPPNWEQSIAERAKDNEYAADPFAPVHGRSW, from the coding sequence ATGGAAATCCGCGACACACAAAAACCTCTCGAGCCTTTCAGCCTCATGGGCTGGGTCGAGCGCAACAAGCATCGCCTCATCCCACCGGTGGCCAACGAAACCATCTTCAAAGGCAATGACACGTTCATCGTGATGGTTTCCGGCGGCCCCAATTCGCGGAAAGACTATCATTATAATGAAAGCGAAGAGCTGTTTCTGCAGCTTAAAGGCGACATTAAAATCAAGCTCTACCAAGACGGGAAGCATTGGGAGGTTCCCGTCAAAGAAGGCGAAATGTTTTTGATCCCGCCGAAAGTGCCGCACTCGCCGCAACGGTTTGCGAACACCTTCGGTCTCATTATCGAGAAGCACCGCCAGAAAGGCGAGAAAGACGGCTTTCTGTATTTTTGTGAAAAGTGCGGCAATTTGCTTTACGAGGAGTATTTTTTTCTCGAGGACATCGTCAAGCAATTTCCGATGGTGATGCGCAACTTCTACTCCTCGCTCGAGCGCCGCACCTGCAAGAAGTGCAGCCACGTGATGGAGCTGCCGCCGAATTGGGAGCAGAGCATCGCGGAGCGCGCCAAAGACAACGAGTACGCAGCGGATCCGTTCGCGCCGGTGCATGGCAGGTCGTGGTGA
- a CDS encoding prolyl oligopeptidase family serine peptidase: MKRLITLLGITLLVLQVSAQTPYKLPPQAVVDILDAPPTPIVVMSPRNDAMLLVDYRPHPSIELLAQPFLKLGGVRINPELGSRQRLTQYTRLSVKWLQNGKTVVIDAPSDARIGLPRWSHDGTKIAFTHDLSDGVELWIAEAATGKAKALPGVRVNEVLASPFEWTSDNIHLRVKLVPAGRGKMPETPRVPIGPNIEETAGKVSKMATFQDLLRTPHDENLFEHFATSQLALVNSATGEVKTIGAPAMITSADFSPDENYVLVTKLKRPFSYRVPYFYFTRSTEVWDTSGKLVVTVADLPISDEIPTQGVPTGPRSVQWQPLHPAKLLWVEALDGGDPLKKVPHRDKLMALAAPFSKPPNEVMKIQHRFSGFEWSARRDEVLLAEYDRDRRWRTTAFLNLTNPAKTRRVIFDLSVNDAYKDPGRPVYETRPNGESVFAQEGDWIYLSSRGASETGERPRLDRFNFKTLAKQTVFRSPEKAYEQFVSFLGNDRNTIITRYESPTEPPNYFLTDLKNNKRTTLTDFKDPAPQLTGLKKELIKYKRPDGVDLSGTLYLPPGHQAGTKLPALIWAYPLEYSDPGTAGQVHGSPHQFTFFRGASPLFFLTQGYAVLMDATMPVVGDPETMNNTYVEQIVAAGKAAIDKLDSMGVIDRNRVGVSGHSYGAFMTANLLAHSDDFAAGIARSGAYNRTLTPFGFQTERRSFWEAPEIYFKVSPFMHANKINEPILLIHGEADNNSGTFPIQSERLFQAIQGHGGTARLVMLPYESHGYTARESVLHTLAEMLEWADKYVKNRKGVTGTN, translated from the coding sequence ATGAAAAGACTGATCACACTTTTGGGGATCACACTTTTAGTATTGCAGGTTTCAGCACAAACGCCCTACAAGCTTCCGCCCCAAGCCGTTGTCGATATTCTCGATGCGCCGCCGACGCCGATCGTGGTCATGAGTCCGCGCAATGACGCCATGCTGCTCGTCGATTATCGGCCTCATCCCTCCATCGAGTTGCTGGCGCAGCCGTTTCTCAAATTGGGCGGTGTGCGCATCAACCCCGAGCTTGGCTCGCGGCAACGTTTGACACAGTACACGCGCTTGTCCGTCAAATGGCTGCAAAACGGCAAGACGGTTGTGATCGACGCGCCCAGCGATGCCAGGATCGGTCTGCCGCGCTGGTCTCATGATGGAACCAAAATCGCATTCACCCACGATCTCAGCGACGGCGTCGAGTTGTGGATTGCCGAGGCTGCAACGGGAAAAGCCAAAGCCCTGCCCGGCGTGCGCGTCAACGAGGTGCTGGCCTCGCCGTTTGAATGGACGAGCGACAATATTCACCTGCGCGTCAAGCTGGTTCCAGCGGGGCGCGGCAAGATGCCGGAAACGCCGCGCGTGCCAATTGGACCCAACATCGAAGAGACCGCGGGAAAAGTTTCCAAGATGGCGACGTTTCAGGATTTGCTGAGAACGCCGCATGACGAGAATCTCTTCGAGCACTTTGCCACTTCGCAACTGGCGCTGGTGAATTCGGCAACAGGTGAAGTCAAAACCATCGGCGCGCCGGCAATGATCACCAGCGCGGATTTTTCACCGGATGAAAATTATGTTCTCGTCACCAAGCTCAAGCGGCCGTTTTCGTATCGCGTGCCGTATTTTTATTTCACCCGCTCGACTGAGGTTTGGGATACGAGTGGCAAGCTCGTCGTGACAGTTGCCGACCTTCCCATCTCCGACGAGATTCCGACACAGGGCGTGCCGACCGGCCCGCGCAGCGTGCAATGGCAGCCGTTGCATCCCGCCAAGCTGCTGTGGGTGGAAGCGCTCGACGGCGGTGACCCGTTGAAAAAAGTGCCGCATCGTGACAAGCTGATGGCGCTTGCCGCTCCTTTCAGCAAGCCGCCAAACGAGGTCATGAAGATTCAACATCGTTTCTCCGGCTTCGAATGGTCGGCGCGGCGTGATGAAGTGCTGCTCGCAGAATATGACCGCGACCGGCGCTGGCGTACCACGGCGTTTCTCAATTTGACGAATCCGGCAAAAACGCGCCGCGTCATTTTTGATCTCAGTGTCAACGATGCATACAAAGATCCCGGCCGGCCGGTTTATGAAACCCGGCCCAACGGCGAGTCGGTTTTTGCGCAAGAAGGCGACTGGATTTATTTGAGCAGCCGCGGCGCTTCGGAAACCGGAGAGCGGCCGCGTTTGGATCGCTTCAATTTTAAAACGCTGGCCAAGCAAACGGTTTTCCGCTCGCCGGAAAAAGCTTACGAGCAATTCGTTTCATTCCTCGGCAACGACCGTAACACGATTATCACGCGCTACGAATCGCCGACCGAGCCGCCGAATTATTTTCTCACCGATCTCAAAAACAACAAACGCACGACGCTCACCGATTTCAAAGATCCGGCGCCGCAGCTCACCGGCTTGAAAAAAGAATTGATCAAATACAAACGTCCCGACGGCGTGGATTTGTCGGGCACGCTGTATTTACCGCCCGGCCATCAAGCCGGCACAAAATTGCCGGCGTTGATTTGGGCCTATCCGCTGGAGTATTCCGACCCCGGCACCGCCGGACAAGTGCACGGCTCGCCGCATCAATTCACCTTTTTCCGCGGCGCCTCGCCGTTGTTCTTCTTGACGCAAGGTTACGCCGTCTTGATGGATGCGACCATGCCGGTGGTGGGCGATCCCGAGACGATGAACAACACCTACGTCGAGCAAATCGTTGCCGCCGGCAAAGCCGCGATTGACAAGCTCGACTCGATGGGCGTGATCGATCGCAATCGCGTCGGCGTTTCCGGCCACAGTTACGGGGCGTTTATGACGGCCAACCTGCTGGCGCATTCGGATGATTTCGCCGCCGGCATCGCACGCAGCGGCGCCTATAATCGCACGCTCACGCCATTTGGCTTCCAGACCGAGCGCCGGTCGTTTTGGGAAGCGCCCGAGATTTACTTCAAGGTCTCGCCGTTCATGCACGCCAACAAGATCAACGAGCCGATTCTGTTGATTCACGGCGAGGCCGACAACAATTCCGGCACGTTTCCGATTCAATCCGAGCGCCTTTTTCAAGCCATTCAAGGCCACGGCGGCACGGCGCGCTTGGTCATGCTGCCGTACGAAAGCCACGGCTACACCGCGCGCGAGTCGGTGCTGCACACCCTCGCGGAAATGCTGGAATGGGCGGACAAGTACGTGAAGAATCGCAAGGGGGTGACCGGGACGAATTGA
- a CDS encoding DMT family transporter: MTWVVLSLLKALCESLKDVFSKKGLADIDEYVIAWSLRFFALPFLLPMLLFVKIPALGDQFWPALLLGGGVNVVTSVLYMKAIKESALSLAVPMVAFTPLFLLLTSPFMVGELPDLPGIIGILLIVLGSYILNFSAASRGYLAPFRALLQARGPRLMLITALLWSITANFDKIGVQNSSPIFWSVATTAFVALALFPLMLCKSPSAVQHISLRSRALAPIGFFGAMTLIFQMTAISMALVAYVIAIKRTSAVMSVIGGHLVFKEKGVKERLLGASVMILGVVLISLF, translated from the coding sequence ATGACCTGGGTTGTGTTGTCGCTTTTAAAGGCATTATGTGAATCACTCAAAGACGTCTTCAGCAAAAAGGGCCTCGCCGATATTGATGAGTATGTTATTGCGTGGTCGCTGCGATTCTTTGCCTTGCCGTTCTTGCTGCCGATGCTGCTCTTTGTCAAAATCCCCGCTTTGGGAGATCAGTTTTGGCCGGCATTGCTGCTGGGCGGCGGAGTGAATGTCGTCACCTCCGTTTTATACATGAAGGCAATAAAAGAATCGGCGCTTTCGCTCGCCGTGCCGATGGTGGCTTTCACGCCGTTGTTTCTGCTGTTGACCTCGCCGTTTATGGTTGGCGAACTCCCGGATCTTCCCGGCATCATCGGAATTCTTTTGATCGTGCTCGGCTCGTACATTTTGAATTTCAGCGCCGCCTCGCGCGGTTATCTTGCGCCGTTTCGCGCCCTGTTGCAAGCGCGCGGGCCGCGGCTCATGCTGATCACTGCATTGCTGTGGAGCATCACCGCGAACTTCGACAAGATCGGCGTGCAAAATTCTTCGCCGATTTTCTGGAGTGTGGCCACAACAGCATTCGTCGCGCTGGCGCTGTTTCCTCTCATGCTCTGCAAATCGCCAAGCGCCGTTCAACACATTTCCCTGCGCTCGAGGGCGCTGGCGCCCATTGGTTTCTTCGGCGCCATGACGTTGATTTTTCAAATGACCGCGATCAGCATGGCGCTGGTGGCCTACGTCATCGCCATCAAGCGCACCAGCGCGGTGATGAGCGTCATCGGGGGCCATCTCGTTTTCAAAGAAAAAGGAGTGAAGGAACGCTTGCTGGGGGCGAGTGTGATGATCTTGGGGGTGGTTTTGATCAGCTTGTTTTGA